Proteins encoded in a region of the Oncorhynchus clarkii lewisi isolate Uvic-CL-2024 chromosome 18, UVic_Ocla_1.0, whole genome shotgun sequence genome:
- the LOC139372749 gene encoding protein HGH1 homolog translates to MLSDVEAKELLSFLTLNTRPDLKGQATEYILGLSGNRDGCRYLQSKPDFLKALVTLTTDPSIAIVKDCYHSLINLSADETMHQPLVKDADFLPMLFKNLLDPEFMFADRICTILTNLSRHVKTCKEVFKAMQEQEIGLTQIVEIFCTEGYNKQVSLHYLGPLLSNLTQLPETRHFILDRERCVVQRLLPYIQYEASTIRRGGVIGTLRNCCFDHAHHEWLLSDAVDILPFLLLPLAGPEELSDEENEGLPVDLQYLPEDKKREEDPDIRKMLIETMILLTATKVGRQFLKAKNTYVIMREFHNWEKEPHVAAACEKFIQVLIGDEPEPGMENLLEVEIPEDVVVKLKDMDAKEQEQLEKDQEDLLNPDKPQQCAGIVRMM, encoded by the exons ATGCTGAGTGACGTGGAGGCAAAAGAGCTGCTGTCCTTCCTCACCCTGAACACCAGGCCGGACCTCAAGGGCCAGGCCACAGAGTACATCCTGGGCCTATCTGGCAACAGGGACGGCTGTCGCTACCTACAGTCAAAACCTGACTTCCTTAAAGCCCTGGTGACCCTCACCACCGACCCCTCTATCGCTATCGTCAAAGACTGTTACCACTCTCTCATCAACCTCTCGGCTGACGAGACCATGCACCAACCGCTGGTGAAAGACGCTGACTTCCTCCCTATGTTGTTTAAAAACCTCCTGGACCCAGAGTTTATGTTTGCAGACCGTATCTGTACGATCCTCACTAACCTGTCGCGGCACGTGAAGACGTGTAAAGAGGTGTTTAAGGCTATGCAGGAGCAGGAGATAGGTCTGACGCAGATAGTGGAAATCTTCTGCACTGAGGGCTACAACAAGCAGGTGTCACTCCATTACCTGGGCCCCCTCCTCTCCAACTTGACTCAGCTGCCCGAAACCAGACACTTTATCCTGGATAGGGAGAG GTGTGTAGTGCAGAGACTCCTTCCCTACATACAATACGAGGCCTCCACAATCAGACGAGGGGGAGTCATTGGCACTCTGAGAAATTGTTGCTTTGACCATG CTCATCATGAGTGGTTGCTGAGTGATGCAGTGGACATTCTGCCTTTCCTGTTGCTGCCTCTCGCTGGGCCTGAGGAACTGTCTGACGAGGAGAATGAAG GGTTACCCGTCGACCTCCAGTACTTGCCCGAGgacaagaaaagagaggaggatccCGACATTCGCAAGATGCTCATTGAGACCATGATACTG CTGACTGCTACCAAAGTGGGCCGGCAGTTTCTGAAGGCCAAGAACACCTATGTCATCATGAGGGAGTTCCACAACTGGGAAAAGGAACCTCACGTGGCCGCTGCTTGCGAGAAGTTTATACAG gtgctGATCGGGGACGAACCGGAGCCAGGCATGGAGAACTTGTTGGAGGTGGAGATTCCTGAGGATGTGGTGGTGAAGCTCAAAGACATGGATGCCAAGGAGCAGGAGCAGTTGGAGAAGGACCAGGAAGATCTGTTAAATCCAGACAAGCCCCAGCAGTGTGCTGGCATAGTGAGGATGATGTAG